The Maniola hyperantus chromosome 12, iAphHyp1.2, whole genome shotgun sequence genome has a segment encoding these proteins:
- the LOC117987055 gene encoding oxamate amidohydrolase proenzyme-like, producing the protein METRTFAPRGMVVTPHHLATQSALSILKDGGTAMEAMVAAAATIAVVYPHMNGIGGDGFWLIVPPTGDFVAIEACGTAGSLANDQFFKGYSKIPARGPKSAITVAGTVGGWEEALKYVSESGYPRQSISKLLADAIMYAEEGFPITCSQIEALKDVGFDENNSQEFRNVFLPNGTIPKEGQLFRQRNLAKTFKALSRNGLNSFYRGDLAKLIAKDMASLGMPITETDLANYSAIRRTPLRLAHSHGEVFNLPPPTQGLLSLSILGILDQLHIDGRHEGQFIHATVEATKQAFVLRNEHMTDPRYMKIDAQSMLSSQAIAKMARNISLNEVSSNGKGEGPGDTIWMGIMDNKGFSVSFIQSLFQEFGSGVVLPETGILWHNRGISFNLERNHIRSLVPGKKPYHTLNPPAARLNDGRLMIYGTRGGDGQPQTQAAIFHRYVVQGMNLQKSISEPRWVYGPTTGRNHSDVLRLESRFSDETIEYLRKIGHKIIILPPYSENVGHAGALVRYPDGMMEGAYDPRSNGNAAGF; encoded by the coding sequence ATGGAGACAAGAACCTTCGCCCCACGAGGAATGGTTGTAACCCCACATCACTTGGCAACGCAAAGTGCTTTAAGCATTCTAAAAGATGGTGGAACTGCTATGGAGGCTATGGTTGCTGCGGCGGCGACCATTGCCGTCGTGTATCCCCACATGAACGGCATTGGAGGTGATGGGTTCTGGCTCATCGTTCCGCCGACCGGTGACTTTGTCGCAATAGAGGCTTGTGGAACAGCCGGTAGTTTAGCTAATGACCAATTTTTTAAAGGGTATAGTAAAATCCCGGCAAGAGGCCCTAAATCAGCTATCACTGTTGCTGGAACTGTCGGTGGATGGGAAGAGGCTTTGAAATATGTATCTGAAAGTGGTTATCCTAGACAATCTATATCTAAACTATTGGCTGATGCTATTATGTATGCGGAGGAAGGATTCCCTATTACATGTTCACAAATAGAGGCGCTTAAGGATGTTGGATTTGATGAAAATAATTCCCAAGAATTTAGGAACGTATTTTTACCAAACGGAACAATACCCAAAGAGGGTCAATTATTTCGTCAAAGGAATTTAGCAAAAACATTCAAAGCTCTTTCACGGAACGGATTAAATAGTTTCTATCGGGGTGATTTAGCGAAATTGATTGCGAAAGACATGGCGTCCCTTGGTATGCCAATCACAGAAACAGATCTTGCAAATTACTCAGCCATTAGGCGGACTCCGTTGAGATTGGCTCATTCGCACGGTGAAGTTTTCAACCTACCGCCACCAACTCAAGGTCTACTTTCTTTATCCATTCTCGGAATCTTGGATCAGTTACACATCGACGGCCGACATGAAGGTCAATTTATTCATGCAACAGTTGAAGCTACAAAACAGGCATTTGTGTTACGAAACGAGCACATGACCGACCCTCGTTATATGAAAATCGATGCCCAATCAATGTTATCAAGTCAAGCAATTGCCAAAATGGCAAGGAATATTAGTCTCAATGAAGTATCTTCAAATGGAAAAGGCGAAGGCCCCGGGGATACGATTTGGATGGGTATAATGGACAACAAGGGATTTTCAGTTTCGTTTATACAAAGTCTTTTTCAAGAGTTCGGGAGCGGAGTTGTTTTACCTGAAACGGGAATCTTGTGGCACAATCGTGGTATTTCTTTTAACCTGGAGAGGAATCATATAAGATCTTTAGTTCCAGGAAAGAAGCCCTACCATACTTTGAATCCTCCTGCTGCTAGGTTGAACGATGGTCGCTTAATGATTTATGGTACAAGAGGTGGCGACGGACAACCCCAGACGCAAGCTGCAATCTTCCATCGATATGTAGTTCAAGGGATGAATTTACAGAAGTCTATTTCGGAGCCTAGGTGGGTGTACGGACCGACTACGGGCAGAAACCACAGTGATGTTTTACGACTAGAGAGTAGATTCAGTGATGAAACAATTGAATATCTTAGGAAAATAgggcataaaattattattttaccacCGTACTCTGAAAACGTTGGACACGCAGGTGCATTAGTAAGATACCCGGATGGTATGATGGAAGGTGCGTATGATCCTCGAAGTAATGGAAACGCAGCTGGTTTTTAA